A DNA window from Hymenobacter aquaticus contains the following coding sequences:
- a CDS encoding phosphoribosylformylglycinamidine synthase subunit PurQ, protein MEQKPHLPDQHTPPRPQHDDPGHEVVNREGQIVLPGFKSVDPGHETSEPLKSKTEQPKHQAPGTKHQKVQALILTGFGINCEEEFAAAYQLAGAEPTIVHLNQVLHGHVSIHDYDILNFPGGFSFGDDLGSGVVLANKLRYRKNAAGHTLLDDIKEFIAHGKFVMGICNGFQVLVKLGLLPNLSGTVTPEVTLTHNASGRYEDRWVRLKVNPESNSPFLRGLDTLEVPVRHGEGRLIIRGQETLAAIEAQALNCLAYTDFDGSPTDVYPFNPNGADLNCAGLTDPTGQVFGLMPHPEAFLSLYNHPDWARRKRQNPDLSEEGDGLRLFRNIVAHVAALTGRPLPPAPSPKGRGSLASNVKIKGRESVVAEPVGEFQTAQEHIFTTTAQKWQTLRPWARENRKQPTEAEAKLWEELRREKLGVQFRRQHAIDSYIVDFVCLSAKLIVEADGEIHADAEQAAYDQDRTSVLHELGYEVLRFSNQEILHQMEKVLRQIQSRLTHQQA, encoded by the coding sequence ATGGAACAGAAGCCCCACCTGCCGGACCAGCACACGCCCCCGCGCCCCCAACACGACGACCCCGGCCACGAAGTGGTGAACCGGGAAGGCCAGATTGTGCTGCCCGGCTTCAAGAGCGTTGACCCCGGCCACGAAACCTCCGAGCCGCTAAAAAGCAAAACCGAGCAACCTAAGCACCAGGCACCAGGCACCAAGCACCAAAAAGTGCAGGCCCTGATCCTGACCGGCTTTGGCATCAACTGCGAGGAAGAATTCGCCGCGGCCTACCAGCTGGCCGGGGCCGAGCCAACCATCGTGCACCTCAACCAGGTGTTGCACGGCCACGTCAGCATCCACGACTATGACATTCTGAACTTCCCCGGCGGCTTCTCGTTCGGCGACGACCTGGGCTCGGGCGTGGTGCTGGCCAACAAGCTGCGCTACCGCAAAAACGCCGCGGGCCACACCCTGCTGGATGACATCAAGGAGTTCATTGCCCACGGCAAGTTCGTCATGGGCATCTGCAACGGCTTTCAGGTGCTGGTGAAGCTCGGTTTGCTGCCCAACCTGAGCGGCACCGTAACGCCCGAGGTGACCCTGACCCATAATGCTTCCGGAAGATACGAGGACCGCTGGGTGCGGCTGAAAGTCAACCCCGAGTCCAACTCGCCTTTCCTCAGGGGCCTCGATACGCTGGAAGTGCCCGTGCGCCACGGCGAAGGCCGCCTGATTATCAGGGGCCAGGAAACCCTGGCCGCAATTGAGGCGCAGGCGCTGAACTGCCTGGCCTACACCGATTTCGACGGCTCACCGACCGACGTGTACCCGTTCAACCCCAACGGCGCCGACCTGAACTGCGCCGGCCTGACCGACCCCACCGGGCAGGTATTCGGACTGATGCCGCACCCCGAGGCATTCCTCTCGCTCTACAACCACCCCGACTGGGCCCGGCGCAAGCGCCAAAACCCGGATCTGAGCGAGGAAGGGGATGGGCTGAGGCTGTTCCGCAACATCGTGGCGCACGTGGCTGCCCTCACCGGCAGACCCCTCCCCCCGGCCCCCTCCCCAAAAGGGAGGGGGAGCCTAGCGTCGAATGTTAAAATTAAGGGGCGGGAAAGTGTGGTAGCCGAGCCGGTTGGGGAGTTTCAGACGGCGCAGGAGCACATTTTCACCACCACGGCCCAGAAGTGGCAGACGCTTAGGCCCTGGGCGCGGGAAAATCGGAAACAGCCGACGGAAGCTGAAGCTAAGCTTTGGGAGGAGCTGCGCCGCGAAAAGCTGGGGGTGCAGTTCCGGCGGCAGCACGCTATTGATTCGTACATCGTGGATTTTGTGTGCCTGTCGGCCAAGCTGATTGTAGAGGCGGATGGGGAAATTCACGCCGACGCGGAGCAGGCTGCCTACGACCAGGACCGTACCTCCGTATTGCACGAGCTTGGCTATGAAGTGCTTCGCTTCAGCAACCAGGAAATTCTGCACCAGATGGAAAAAGTATTACGCCAGATTCAAAGTCGCCTGACTCATCAACAGGCCTGA
- a CDS encoding nuclear transport factor 2 family protein yields the protein MDAAQHKHLVESYIEAYNGFDVAGMLRPLHEDVVFRNITNGAVDLTLTGKDSFRRQAEQALQYFSQREQRVTDWQISADKVEVRLDYSAVAAMDFPNGLKAGDPLRMQGQSVFGLRGGQIISITDIS from the coding sequence ATGGACGCCGCCCAGCACAAGCACCTCGTGGAAAGCTACATCGAAGCCTACAATGGCTTCGATGTAGCCGGCATGCTCCGGCCCCTGCATGAGGATGTGGTGTTTCGCAACATCACCAACGGCGCAGTCGACCTGACGCTGACGGGCAAGGACAGCTTCCGCCGGCAGGCCGAGCAGGCGTTGCAGTATTTCTCCCAGCGCGAGCAGCGCGTCACCGATTGGCAAATCAGCGCCGACAAAGTGGAAGTGCGGCTCGACTACTCCGCCGTGGCGGCAATGGACTTCCCCAACGGCCTGAAAGCCGGCGACCCACTGCGCATGCAGGGCCAGTCGGTGTTCGGGCTCAGGGGCGGCCAGATAATTTCCATCACCGATATCAGTTAG
- a CDS encoding phosphoribosylformylglycinamidine synthase subunit PurL — translation MESTQRTIQLLLKPGQHDGEGQRVAEAASRHLGLSTGRVQSTALYTVRYPVTDQQLRDFATHCLQDPVLHDVALDEFRHGADYKSYILVAKLPGVTDDEGISAQNALGDFLNEPLDTHTQHIFSKRLYFLEHELPESSLRQLAQDLLGNKMINRFEVGPIAQIRDYTPRPGGGAESITDTVRLVGLSDEELVKLSKDNLYALNLEEMRVVRDHYTSIQAERQAAGLSQDPTDCELEIIAQTWSEHCKHKEFSALIKYRDADTGEEFEVDSLFKTYIKDATAEVDRQLRANGNDWLIKVFSDNAGAVRINPKSLFVWKVETHNSPSAIDPYGGAITGILGNNRDPLATGIGGARLLFNTNVLCFGNPEFNGTLLSNQLHPRRIFEGVRKGIEDGGNKSGVPTVNGSIVFDDRYAGKPLVYCGTGAVMPMQLAGLDSWEKKIDPQDRIIMAGGRVGKDGIHGATFSSIELDETSPATAVQIGSPITQKLAMDFLLLATRRGLIKCSTDNGAGGLSSSIGELATISGGAVVELERVPLKYPGLRPWEIFVSESQERFSLAVEPAKLDELLALGREMEVELTDIGYFTADGYLDVRFAGEPVAHLDMHFLHDGVPRKVLEAEWSKPTAQEPALAPATDYTDALTRLLGSLNICSRESVIRQYDHEVKGRTIIKPLMGATGQAPQDAAVVRFNFESWEGVAVSNGILPRFGDLDAYHMSAGAFDEAVRQIVAVGGKLPNLSYGDGNFWSVNDNFCVPDSVYDPATNPDGKHKLAKLVRMCQALRDATAAYCIPLTSGKDSMKNDFKADGVKISVPPTVLYSMTAKIEDVRRTVTSDFKQADDVVYLLGETYDELGGSEFYQLFGELGANVPKVRFERAKALYTLMGQANDQGLIQSCHDVSDGGLAVALAEATFGYGFGANIELPLPHPPAPSPGGEGEPGAPLINGQLPVHVQLFSESHSRFVATVAPEDVPAFEQHFGSRATRLGWVTPDGQLTVRQAGKTVIQASTAALRHEWTNGPVNRIIGFGQHEAAQ, via the coding sequence TTGGAATCTACCCAAAGAACTATTCAGCTGCTGCTCAAGCCCGGCCAACACGACGGCGAGGGCCAACGCGTAGCCGAAGCTGCCTCCCGCCACCTCGGCCTCTCGACCGGCCGGGTGCAAAGCACCGCCCTCTACACGGTGCGCTACCCCGTGACGGACCAGCAGCTGCGCGACTTCGCCACCCACTGCCTCCAGGATCCGGTGCTGCACGACGTGGCCCTCGACGAGTTCCGCCACGGCGCCGACTACAAAAGCTACATTCTGGTGGCCAAGCTGCCCGGCGTGACCGACGACGAAGGCATATCGGCCCAGAACGCCCTCGGCGACTTCCTCAACGAGCCGCTCGACACCCATACCCAGCATATTTTCAGCAAACGGCTCTACTTCCTGGAGCACGAGCTGCCGGAAAGTAGTCTGCGCCAGCTGGCCCAGGACCTGCTCGGCAACAAGATGATTAACCGCTTTGAGGTCGGCCCCATAGCCCAGATTCGCGACTACACGCCGCGGCCGGGCGGTGGGGCCGAATCTATTACGGACACCGTGCGGCTGGTGGGCCTATCGGATGAGGAGCTGGTCAAGCTTTCCAAGGACAACCTTTACGCCCTGAACCTGGAGGAAATGCGCGTCGTGCGCGACCATTACACCAGCATTCAGGCTGAACGCCAGGCCGCCGGTCTGTCCCAGGACCCCACCGACTGCGAGCTGGAAATCATTGCCCAGACGTGGTCGGAGCACTGTAAGCACAAGGAGTTTTCGGCCCTCATTAAGTACCGCGACGCCGACACCGGCGAGGAGTTCGAGGTGGATTCTTTGTTCAAAACCTACATCAAGGACGCCACCGCCGAGGTGGACCGCCAACTGCGCGCCAACGGCAACGACTGGCTGATCAAGGTATTCAGCGACAACGCCGGGGCCGTGCGCATCAACCCCAAGTCGCTGTTTGTGTGGAAGGTGGAAACCCACAACTCACCTTCGGCCATCGACCCCTACGGCGGGGCCATCACCGGCATTCTGGGCAACAACCGCGACCCGCTGGCTACCGGCATTGGGGGCGCGCGGCTGCTGTTCAACACCAACGTGCTGTGCTTCGGCAACCCCGAGTTCAACGGCACGCTGCTGAGCAACCAGCTGCACCCGCGCCGCATTTTTGAGGGCGTGCGCAAGGGCATCGAGGACGGCGGCAACAAGTCAGGCGTGCCCACCGTGAACGGCAGCATCGTGTTCGACGACCGGTACGCCGGCAAGCCGCTGGTGTACTGCGGCACCGGCGCCGTGATGCCCATGCAGCTGGCCGGCCTGGATTCCTGGGAAAAGAAAATCGACCCGCAGGACCGCATCATCATGGCCGGCGGCCGGGTGGGCAAGGACGGCATCCACGGCGCTACCTTCAGCAGCATTGAGCTGGACGAAACCTCGCCCGCCACGGCCGTGCAGATTGGCTCGCCCATCACCCAGAAGCTGGCCATGGATTTCCTGCTGCTGGCCACGCGGCGCGGCCTCATCAAGTGCAGCACCGACAACGGCGCGGGCGGCCTCTCTTCGAGCATCGGCGAGCTGGCCACCATCAGCGGCGGGGCCGTGGTGGAGCTGGAACGCGTGCCGCTGAAGTACCCCGGTCTGCGTCCCTGGGAAATCTTCGTGTCGGAGTCGCAGGAGCGGTTTTCGCTGGCCGTGGAGCCCGCCAAGCTGGACGAGCTGCTGGCGTTGGGCCGGGAAATGGAAGTAGAGCTGACCGATATCGGCTACTTCACCGCCGACGGCTACCTCGACGTGCGCTTCGCCGGCGAGCCGGTGGCCCACCTGGATATGCACTTCCTGCACGACGGCGTGCCGCGTAAAGTGCTGGAAGCCGAGTGGAGCAAGCCCACGGCGCAGGAACCCGCGCTGGCCCCTGCCACCGACTACACCGACGCACTGACCCGCCTGCTGGGCAGCCTCAACATCTGCTCCCGCGAGTCGGTGATTCGGCAGTACGACCACGAGGTGAAGGGCCGCACCATCATCAAGCCCCTGATGGGCGCTACCGGCCAGGCTCCGCAGGATGCGGCCGTGGTGCGCTTCAACTTCGAGAGCTGGGAAGGCGTGGCCGTGAGCAACGGCATTCTGCCCCGCTTCGGTGATTTGGACGCCTACCACATGTCGGCCGGCGCGTTTGATGAGGCCGTGCGCCAGATTGTGGCGGTGGGAGGGAAGCTACCCAACCTGAGCTACGGCGACGGCAACTTCTGGTCCGTGAACGACAACTTCTGCGTGCCCGATTCGGTGTACGACCCCGCTACCAACCCCGACGGCAAGCACAAGCTGGCCAAGCTGGTGCGCATGTGCCAGGCCCTGCGCGACGCCACGGCGGCCTACTGCATCCCGCTCACGAGTGGCAAGGACTCGATGAAGAACGACTTCAAGGCCGACGGCGTGAAGATTTCGGTGCCGCCCACGGTGCTGTATTCGATGACCGCCAAAATTGAGGACGTGCGCCGCACCGTTACCTCCGACTTCAAGCAGGCCGACGATGTGGTGTACCTGCTGGGCGAAACCTACGACGAGTTGGGCGGCTCGGAGTTCTACCAGCTTTTCGGAGAATTGGGCGCCAACGTGCCTAAGGTGCGGTTTGAGCGGGCCAAGGCCCTCTACACGCTCATGGGCCAGGCCAACGACCAAGGCCTGATTCAATCCTGCCACGACGTGTCGGATGGCGGCCTGGCGGTGGCGCTGGCCGAAGCCACATTTGGTTACGGCTTCGGGGCCAACATTGAGCTGCCGTTGCCTCACCCCCCAGCCCCCTCTCCGGGGGGAGAGGGGGAGCCGGGTGCTCCCCTGATAAATGGTCAGCTGCCGGTGCACGTGCAGCTGTTTTCCGAGTCGCACTCCCGCTTCGTGGCCACGGTGGCCCCGGAAGATGTACCGGCCTTCGAGCAGCACTTTGGGAGCCGCGCGACGCGCCTGGGCTGGGTAACCCCGGACGGGCAGCTGACGGTGCGGCAGGCGGGCAAAACCGTTATTCAGGCCAGTACCGCCGCCCTGCGCCACGAGTGGACCAACGGTCCGGTGAACAGAATTATCGGCTTCGGCCAGCACGAAGCAGCGCAGTAA
- a CDS encoding phosphoribosylaminoimidazolesuccinocarboxamide synthase yields the protein MNTLNHFATPQLELLHRGKVRDSYRAPSGERLIVVTDRLSAFDSVLETPVAHKGAVLNGLAAFWFDKTQHIIPNHVISLLDPNVTLAKEAEPIRVEMIVRNYITGSMLRGYQKGQRTFSGVTVTDGLTKHQQFPEPIVTPTTKEESDREITPENLVSEGWVSAELYEQMRVKSLELFNFASQWMAERGIILVDTKYEFGLLNGELILIDEIHTPDSSRFWSAEDYAKNPEAVEQMDKEYVRQWLIENKQDGQYPRALTPEVSQEASRRYLDIYERITGAPLPTGNEITTGGDVRTRIVGNLVRAGIMKDAWVNIVMGSPADKEHCQKIRSFFEGYDIFTQLRVTSAHKNGEAITGMAEVWNNSVEPGVIIAVAGLSNGLGGALAANVNVPVISCPPWKDFAELTANLNSSVIMPSATPNLTVVRPDNAAQAAVRALNLPRLREQLSREIQQTKAKLRAADAELRVL from the coding sequence ATGAACACCCTCAACCACTTCGCTACCCCTCAGCTCGAACTCCTGCACCGCGGCAAAGTCCGCGACTCGTACCGCGCCCCGTCCGGCGAGCGGCTCATCGTGGTAACCGACCGGCTCTCGGCCTTCGACTCGGTGCTGGAAACGCCCGTGGCCCACAAGGGCGCGGTGCTCAACGGGCTGGCCGCCTTCTGGTTCGATAAAACCCAGCACATCATTCCCAACCACGTTATCAGCCTGCTCGACCCGAACGTGACGCTGGCGAAGGAAGCCGAGCCGATTCGGGTGGAAATGATTGTGCGCAACTACATTACCGGCTCGATGCTGCGCGGCTACCAGAAAGGCCAGCGCACCTTCTCGGGCGTGACCGTAACCGACGGCCTGACCAAGCACCAGCAGTTTCCCGAGCCCATCGTGACGCCGACCACCAAGGAGGAGTCGGACCGCGAGATTACGCCGGAAAACCTGGTGTCGGAAGGCTGGGTGTCGGCCGAGCTGTATGAGCAGATGCGGGTCAAGTCGCTGGAGCTGTTCAACTTCGCCTCCCAGTGGATGGCCGAGCGCGGCATCATCCTGGTCGATACCAAGTACGAGTTCGGCCTGCTGAACGGGGAGCTGATCTTGATTGACGAAATCCACACGCCCGACTCGTCGCGGTTCTGGAGCGCCGAGGACTACGCCAAAAACCCCGAGGCCGTGGAGCAGATGGACAAGGAGTACGTGCGCCAGTGGCTGATTGAGAACAAGCAGGACGGCCAGTACCCCCGCGCCCTGACGCCCGAAGTTTCGCAGGAAGCCAGCCGCCGCTACCTCGACATCTACGAGCGCATCACCGGCGCCCCGCTGCCCACCGGCAACGAAATTACCACCGGCGGCGACGTGCGGACCCGCATCGTGGGTAACCTGGTGCGGGCCGGCATCATGAAGGACGCCTGGGTCAACATCGTCATGGGCTCCCCGGCCGATAAAGAGCACTGCCAGAAAATCCGTTCCTTCTTCGAGGGCTACGACATCTTCACCCAGCTGCGCGTGACTTCGGCCCACAAAAACGGGGAAGCCATTACGGGCATGGCCGAGGTGTGGAATAACTCGGTGGAGCCCGGCGTCATTATCGCCGTGGCGGGCCTGTCGAACGGCCTCGGCGGGGCCCTGGCGGCCAACGTCAACGTGCCCGTCATCAGCTGCCCGCCGTGGAAGGACTTCGCCGAGCTGACGGCCAACCTGAACTCCTCGGTGATTATGCCCTCGGCTACGCCCAACCTCACGGTGGTGCGCCCCGACAACGCCGCCCAGGCCGCCGTGCGCGCCCTGAACCTGCCCCGCCTGCGCGAGCAGCTCAGCCGCGAAATTCAGCAGACCAAAGCCAAGCTGCGCGCCGCCGACGCCGAGTTGCGGGTGCTGTAA
- the purD gene encoding phosphoribosylamine--glycine ligase, with amino-acid sequence MTNPKPIVLLGGGAREHAMAWKLTRDGATVHVLPGNGGIPNSHPDISATDFPAIQQFCEQHGVQLIVVGPEAPLAAGVVDYFAGSDIRVFGPSRAGAVLESSKVWSKNFMRRHGVATAMSWQYRSDKLDEARAKATELDGQVVVKYDGLAAGKGVYVCSSVAEAQAALDDLQQQHTGWFSFLLEEKLVGPEISIIGVTDGNRVRLLAPSQDHKQLLAGDLGPNTGGMGAYCPVPFCDDNVLAAIRTSIVDPTLLGLQNEQFDFKGFLYFGIMLTEQGPKLLEYNVRLGDPEAEVLLPALESSLLELIEATLDGKLQQTVVRQRRGFYVGVVLASGGYPAAQFPTGFPITGLDELHPSILAFHGATKQQNGELVTTGGRVMVVVGHGEELEEAVSHVYREAERVKFKDVYIRTDIGQRPEPTLAGNW; translated from the coding sequence GTGACGAATCCAAAACCCATAGTACTCCTCGGCGGCGGGGCCCGTGAGCACGCCATGGCCTGGAAGCTGACCCGCGACGGGGCCACGGTGCACGTGCTGCCCGGCAACGGCGGCATCCCCAACAGCCACCCCGACATCAGCGCCACCGACTTTCCGGCCATTCAGCAGTTCTGCGAGCAGCACGGCGTGCAGCTCATCGTGGTCGGGCCCGAAGCGCCGCTGGCGGCCGGCGTCGTCGACTACTTTGCCGGCTCCGACATCCGCGTGTTTGGCCCTTCGCGGGCCGGGGCGGTGCTGGAAAGCTCCAAGGTGTGGAGCAAGAACTTCATGCGGCGGCACGGCGTGGCCACGGCGATGTCGTGGCAGTACCGCAGCGACAAGCTGGACGAGGCCCGCGCCAAAGCCACCGAGCTCGACGGGCAGGTGGTGGTGAAATACGACGGGCTGGCCGCTGGCAAGGGCGTCTACGTCTGCTCGTCGGTAGCCGAGGCCCAGGCCGCGCTGGACGATTTGCAGCAGCAGCACACCGGCTGGTTTAGCTTCCTGCTGGAAGAAAAGCTGGTTGGGCCCGAAATCAGCATCATCGGCGTGACGGACGGCAACCGGGTGCGGCTGCTGGCCCCGTCGCAGGACCACAAGCAGCTGCTGGCCGGTGACCTTGGGCCCAACACCGGCGGCATGGGCGCCTACTGCCCCGTCCCGTTCTGCGACGACAACGTGCTGGCCGCCATCCGCACCAGCATCGTGGACCCCACGCTGCTGGGTTTGCAAAACGAGCAGTTCGACTTTAAGGGCTTCCTCTACTTCGGTATTATGCTTACCGAGCAGGGCCCCAAGCTGCTCGAATACAACGTCCGCCTCGGCGACCCGGAAGCGGAAGTGCTGCTGCCCGCCCTGGAAAGCAGCCTGCTGGAACTGATTGAGGCTACCCTGGATGGCAAGCTGCAACAAACCGTGGTGCGGCAGCGGCGCGGCTTCTACGTGGGCGTGGTGCTGGCTTCGGGCGGCTACCCGGCGGCCCAGTTCCCCACCGGCTTCCCCATCACCGGCCTCGACGAGCTGCACCCCAGCATCCTGGCCTTTCACGGGGCCACCAAGCAGCAAAACGGCGAGCTGGTCACGACCGGCGGCCGGGTGATGGTGGTGGTAGGACACGGCGAGGAGCTGGAAGAGGCTGTGAGTCACGTGTATCGGGAAGCGGAAAGAGTTAAATTTAAGGATGTCTACATCCGTACCGACATCGGCCAGCGGCCGGAACCCACCCTTGCAGGCAACTGGTAA